CGCGTTTCACCTATCCGAACTACGAGAAGCTGCCGCATATGCCGGACGAGCTGCGTCAGGCCACGGCGGACGCGGACTTCGAGGCGTGGCGCAAGAATTCGGTGTCGCCGCACAAGGTGCAGGGCTATTCCATCGTCACGATCTCGTTGAAGCCGATCGGCGCGCCTCCGGGCGATGCCACGGCCGAGCAGATGGATGCGCTGGCGGATCTCGCCGATAAATATTCGTTCGGTGAGATCCGCGTCGGCCACGAGCAGAATCTGGCGCTGCCGCATGTCGCCAAGCGTGACCTGCCGGCGTTGTGGAAGGCGCTCGACAAGCTCGGTCTCGCGACGCCGAACGTCAATCTGATCACCGACATCATCGCCTGCCCGGGTCTCGATTACTGCTCGCTGGCGAATGCGCGCTCGATCCCGATCGCGCAGGAGCTGACGCGGCGCTTCGCCAACCACGAGCTCGCCAATCTGATCGGCCGGCTCCACATCAACATCTCCGGCTGCATCAATGCCTGCGGTCACCACCATGTCGGCCATATCGGCATTCTCGGCGTCGAGAAGAACGGCGAGGAGATCTACCAGATCACCATCGGCGGCCGTGCCGACGAAGCTGCTGCGCTCGGCAATCTGATCGGCCCAGGCGTCAAGTTCGACGAGGTCGCCGACGTCATCGAGGACGTCGTGGAAGCCTATCTGGCGCTGCGCGAGCGGCCCGAAGAGCTGTTCATCGACACGGTGAAGCGCCTCGGCGTCGAACCCTTCAAGGAGCGCGTCTATGCCACTCGTTAACGGCGGAAAAATCGCCGACGACAGTTTCGTCAAGCTGGCCGTCGACACGCCGCTGCCCGAGAGCGGCGACATTCTGGTGCCGGCCGAGCGTTTCGTCGGCGAGGCGGAGGTACTGCTCAAGCGCGCCGGCAGGGTCGGCGTGATCTGGCCGAACAGCCGCGACATCGACGAGCTGGTGCCGTATCTCGGCAAGGTCGCCGCCGTCGCGCTGGTGTTCCCGACCTTCCGCGACGGACGCGCCTACAGCCAGGCACGGCTGCTGCGCGAGCGTTACAATTATCGCGGCGAATTGCGCGCGACCGGCCAGATCCTGCGTGACCAGTTCGTGTTCATGCTGCGCGCCGGCTTCGATTCCTTCGAGGTCAAGAAGCAGGCGGATGCGGAAGCCTTCATGCAGACCGCGAAGCGCTATTCGGTGTTCTACCAGCCGACCGGCGACGGCCGGATCACGGCATTGCACCGGCGCATGCAGCTGCGTCATTCGGAAGGTGTCGGCACGTGAACGCGATCGCGCCCCAGGTTTCATCCGCCTCTGCGCTGCCTTCGGCGGAAGAGCTCGACCATGCGCTGCGCGATGCGTCGCCGGTGGAAGTCATCGCCGCGGCGTTGAAGACGGTCGGGCGTGAAAAACTCGCGCTGGTGTCGTCCTTCGGCACGGAATCGGCAA
This portion of the Bradyrhizobium diazoefficiens genome encodes:
- a CDS encoding DUF934 domain-containing protein, encoding MPLVNGGKIADDSFVKLAVDTPLPESGDILVPAERFVGEAEVLLKRAGRVGVIWPNSRDIDELVPYLGKVAAVALVFPTFRDGRAYSQARLLRERYNYRGELRATGQILRDQFVFMLRAGFDSFEVKKQADAEAFMQTAKRYSVFYQPTGDGRITALHRRMQLRHSEGVGT